A stretch of DNA from Rhizobium sp. EC-SD404:
GGCAGAAGCGCTCGGCGTCGGCGCCGGCGACGACATCACGCTCGTAGCACCGGATGGCGATATCACGCCTCTTGGCGTGACGCCGCGGGTCAAGTCCTACCCGATCTCCGGCGTGTTCGAGATCGGCATGTCGGAATTCGATGCGGCAATCATCTTCATGCCTCTCGAGGAAGCCCAGCTCTATTTCAACGCCGAAGGGCTGGTACAGTCCATCGAACTCTTCGTCGACAACCCCGACATGGTCGAGACCTATCGGGCGGCTGTCGAAGAAGCGGCAGGTCGCCAGATCTTCGTGACCGATTGGCGTCAGCGCAACCAGACGTTCTTCTCGGCGCTCGAAGTCGAACGCAACGTGATGTTCATGATCCTGACGCTGATCGTGCTTGTCGCCGCGCTCAATATCATCTCCGGCCTGATCATGCTGGTGAAGGACAAGGGCCGCGACATCGCGATCCTGCGCACCATGGGCGCCACGTCGAGTTCGATCATGCGCATCTTCTTCATGACGGGCGCGGCCATCGGCGTTACGGGGACGATCGCGGGCGTTCTGCTGGGCGTCATCGTCTGCCTCAACGTCGAGTCGATCCGCTGGTTCTTCTCCTGGCTGTCGGGAACGACGATCTTCGATCCGGAACTTTATTTCCTGTCGCAGCTGCCGGCCGAGATGGATCCGGGCGAGACGCTGTCGGTGATCCTGATGGCCTTGCTGCTGTCCTTCATCGCCACGCTGTTCCCGGCCTGGCGTGCTTCGCGCCTCGATCCCGTCGACGCTCTTCGCTACGAATAGACCTCCGAACAGAATAGAAAATCCGCATGGTCCTCGATACCGCACCCTATGTGCTGCAACTTCAGCAGGTCGAACGGCACTACAACCAGGGCGACACCGAGCTCGCGATTCTGCGCGGCGCCGACTTTTCGTTGAAGCGCGGCGAGATCGTCGCGCTTGTCGCACCGTCGGGCGCGGGCAAGTCGACGCTGCTTCACGTCGCGGGTCTCCTGGAAAAGCCGGATGCCGGTGAAGTGCTTCTGGCTGGCGATCCCTGTTCCAACCTGACCGATGAGCAGCGGACGGATCGCCGGCGCAGCGATATTGGCTTCGTCTACCAGTTTCACCATCTGCTGCCCGAGTTTACGGCGCTCGAAAACATCATGATGCCGCAGCTGATCGGCGGGTTGCCGGAGAAGGAAGCCTCGGAGCGCGCCGCGCAGCTGCTGGATTACATGCGGATCGGCCATCGCGCCGGCCACAGGCCGTCGGAGCTTTCAGGCGGCGAACAGCAGCGCGTGGCGATCGCCCGCGCCGTGGCGAACGCACCGCTCATTCTGCTTGCCGACGAGCCCACCGGAAACCTCGATCCCGAGACGGCCGGCTACGTTTTCGAGGCTCTGGAAGCATTGGTGCGGCAATCCGGTCTCGCGGCACTGATCGCGACGCACAACCACGAGCTGGCTGGCCTGATGGACCGCCGGGTTACGCTGAGCGAAGGCCTCGTCGTCGACTTCTAGCGACCCAGTTCCCTCATCATCCATCAAGTTCGGCGCAGCTTTCGGCATGCGTTGTTCGCATCAACACGCTTTTGTGATCGCACCCGTCTTATCCCGCACGCATTGCCGCGCCTATTGGGACGCGGCGATCGATGAAGGGCGCGCTCGTCAAACGACAACAACAATCTGTCAGGAGACTGGATCATGAAGCTTTTTCTGGCCTTGGTGCCCGCCCTCGTCATCGGCGCAAGCTTTCCCGCAGCCGCCGAAGATACTGCATTCATTCAAGGTCTGTCCGGCTCATGGGCCGGTGAAGGCACGGCGCGGCGCACGGCCGATAGCGAGCCCGTCGGCGTGAATTGCCAGTTCACCTCCAGCACCGAAGCCCAGAGTTTCAGCCTCGACGGCACCTGCCGCGCCATGGCCATCATCCGTCAGGATTTGTCGGCCCAACTGACCAACACCAGCGGCACCAGCTACGAAGGCATCTATACCGGTCCGCGCGGCGGACAGTCGGCGCTTTCCGGTGCCCGCAACGGCAATACGCTCGATCTTCAGGTTGCTTGGGCTCAGGAAGTCAATGGCGACAGCGAAGCGCGCATGCAGGTCGAGGTGCCCGGACCGGACTCCATGATCATCCGCACGATCGACACCAGCCCCACCACGGGTGCCGAGGTCGTGACGAGCGAGATCAATCTCAGCCGGCAGTAACCAGCGCCGCTCTCTTCATTGTCATCCCCGCCGCGTCAGCACGATGAAATCGGTGCCTTTGCCGGTTTCCGTGCCGAGGCCGTTGTCGGAGATGGCCAGCGACGAGCCGACCGTCAGTTCTCGTGACAGGCGCTCGGCAACAGACGGCGTCAGCTGCAGTCGGTCGAGCGTCGATGCCAGATCGACCTGAGTGGCAGTCAGCGCCGTCTCGGGATCCAGTGCGGTCAATCCGGCGACGGATGGGGCAGGCCGATCGGTCAGGGTCAATCCGGACCATGTCGCCCTGCCGGCTGTGATCGCCGACACCGTGGCCAGATGCGCCCCCAGCGGGCGCTCCGGCGCTTTCAGATGCACGGGCATGTCGAAGATCGGCGTGAAGTCGCGCCGCGCGTAAAGATGCCCGGCTGGCACGTCGCCCTTTCCCGCCGCCTCGTACAAGCCGTCGATATCGGCCTTGGACAGAGAGCCGGAGGGCGTCAGTCCCGCTTCTCTCTGGAACCGGCGCAGTGCGTCGGTGGTTCTCGGACCTGCAAACCCATCGGCCGCGCCGGCATCGAAACCGAGCGTGTTGAGCAGTTGCTGCGCGTCGCGAGTGAGTTCGCGGTGAGTGCGGCGGGTGAGGAAGAGCCGCAGCGGCGATCGTGGCTCGACCGATCCCGCATCATTGGCCGTTGCATTCATCTGACCCGCAGACGCCACTTCCACCCCGTCGGCGTGTGGATCAAGCGTATCCAGCCGCAGTTCCAGATTGCCGGCCATCAGCCGGTCGTAGGGCGAGAGCGCGTCCGGCAAAGTGCGATGCCGAATGGATTGCGGGCTGATGCTTTCGCGCGTGATGATCACATGGGCCTGCAACTGCGTCATGGCGAAGAGGTCGCGCGCAAAGCCATCCGGCATGCGCACGCATCCGTGCGATGCGGGATACCCGGGGACATGGTTGGATGCATGAAGCGCGATGCCTGACCAGGTGAGCCGCTGCATATGCGGCATCGGCGCATTCGAATAGATGTTCGAACGGTGGAAGGTTCGTTTGTCGAGGATCGAGAAGATGCCCGTTGGCGTCGCATGCCCGGCCTTGCCGCTGGAGATCGGCGAGGACGCGATCTCGTCGACACCGGAAAAGACGACGAGGCGCTGCGTATCGAGCGACACACAGATCGTCAGCGGTTGCCTGCTTCCTGAAGCAGCGGCTTTGCGAATGCCGCCGGGCGCTAAAAGCGCGACGGACAGAAGGCCCAGAAAAGATCGTCGATCCATGATTTCATACTCGATACAGACAAGGGATCGTCCTCAGTCTGCCCGAGATAGATTTCAGGAGTCTTGCGATTGCCGCGCAGTGTCTGCCTTGGGAAACTCAGCGCGCCTTAAGCGTCGTCCCGCTCTGGACGGCCGCGATTGCCCCGGCCGAACGTGTATCCGGTTTCGACGCTCGACCGCCCGAATTTGGCCCGCACGCTGTCCATCGCGCTTTCGGCAATGGCCCGGCGGCCTGCCAGCGGATCGACGAGATCCGGCATGTCGGCACGGGCAAGATCGGTGAGATCGGAGACGCCGATGCCCAGGAGCCGGAATTTCGTTCCGTCCATTTCACGTTCGAGCAGAGACAGGCCGGTGCGAAAGATTCGGTCGGCATAGCGCGTCGGGTCGTCCAGACGCCGGTTGCGGGTGCGGATGCGAAAATCCGCCGTCTTCAACTTCAGCACCACGGTCTGCCCGGCGATGCCCGATGCCTTCAATCGATGTGCCACCGTCTCGGAAAGAGCGCGAAGAACAGGCACGAGATCGTCGGGACGGCCAAGGTCGCTGTTGAAGGTCGTTTCGGCCGAAACGCTCTTGGCGGCCTCGCGAGGTTCGACGACCCGCTCGTCGCGCCCGCGTGAAAGGCGGTAAAGCCGCTGGCCCATGGAGCCGTAGCGCGCCATGAGAGCGCCTTCCTCCATGCGCTGCAACTGGCCGATCGAGCGGATGCCGTCGGCGGCGAGCTTGTCCGCGAAGGCCTTGCCCACGCCCCAGACCATCGTCACGGGCTTGTCGGCCAGAAACTCGAGCGCATCGGCTTCGCCGATGACCGCAAAGCCCCGTGGTTTGTCGAGATCGGAGGCGACCTTCGCGAGAAACTTGCAGTAGGAAAGCCCGACCGAGACGGTGATGCCGATCTCGTTCTGGACGCGCGTCGCAAAGCGCGCCAGCGTTCGGGCAGGGCTGTCCCGGTGCAGTTTCTCCGTTCCCGTGAGATCAAGAAACGCTTCGTCGATGGAGATCGGCTGTACCAGCGGGGTCAGCGATTCCATCATCCGCCGCACTTCACGGCCGACAGCAACGTATTTCTCCATGTTCGGCTTGATGACGACCGCCTCGGGACAGGCCTCGAGCGCCTTGAACATCGGCATGGCCGAGCGGACGCCGGAGATGCGGGCGATGTAGCAGGCCGTGGAAACGACGCCCCGCTTGCCGCCGCCGATGATCACCGGCTTGTCGGCAAGCTCGGGGTTGTCGCGTTTTTCCACGGCGGCATAGAATGCGTCGCAGTCGATATGGGCGATCGACAGCCGATCGAGTTCGGGATGGCGCACGAGTCGCGGGCTGCCGCATGCATGGCAAAAGCGGCCGCTGGAGACGGCCGGCCGCAGACAATCCCGGCAGAAGCTCAAGACGGCGTCACCCATGGCGCGAGATTGTCTTCCTCTGGAACATAAGTTGAACACCCGCACGATAAGCGCTAGCGTTCAGATGCTCAAGACGTCGGAAGATCGAGTCGGAGCCTCAGTTGTCTAGAAATGCGAGGATCAGATCACGCGCCTCGTTCCAATCCTCGGCCTTCGCGACTTTCTCGCCCGGATGCGGCGCGAGGGCGCGAAACGTGTCGTTGGCCATGAGGTTGATCAGAAGAGCGTTCGGCAGCCGTTCGCGCACGGAGTGGAGATTGTGGAAGATGTCGTCGATGAAAACGACCTTGGTGTCGCGCTCGCCGTGAATGAGGTGAAGTACCGTGCCTTTCTCGTCTTCGGTCGCAATCAGCGGGTAGGGCATGTCGTGCGCGTCGAGAAGCGCGCGCCGAACGGCGAAGTGGCGTGGAGGCATCGCCGTGAGGAAAACGATGTCGGCGTGATGCTTCAAGGCAGCGAGGGTTTCGGCGGCGCTGG
This window harbors:
- a CDS encoding ABC transporter ATP-binding protein, producing the protein MVLDTAPYVLQLQQVERHYNQGDTELAILRGADFSLKRGEIVALVAPSGAGKSTLLHVAGLLEKPDAGEVLLAGDPCSNLTDEQRTDRRRSDIGFVYQFHHLLPEFTALENIMMPQLIGGLPEKEASERAAQLLDYMRIGHRAGHRPSELSGGEQQRVAIARAVANAPLILLADEPTGNLDPETAGYVFEALEALVRQSGLAALIATHNHELAGLMDRRVTLSEGLVVDF
- a CDS encoding lipoprotein-releasing ABC transporter permease subunit codes for the protein MSDATAVPDDAPEEKTRPVSRSAGAFSAFERMVAWRYLRSRRKEAFISVIAGFSFVGIVLGVATLIIVMAVMNGFRTELIDRILGINGHMIVQPMDRPLDDYRDLAIAFEGVEGVDMAIPLVEGQTLASGFQGAGTGAIVKGISAEDLTRMSTVSENIRSGDLVGFAAGQGVLVGSRMAEALGVGAGDDITLVAPDGDITPLGVTPRVKSYPISGVFEIGMSEFDAAIIFMPLEEAQLYFNAEGLVQSIELFVDNPDMVETYRAAVEEAAGRQIFVTDWRQRNQTFFSALEVERNVMFMILTLIVLVAALNIISGLIMLVKDKGRDIAILRTMGATSSSIMRIFFMTGAAIGVTGTIAGVLLGVIVCLNVESIRWFFSWLSGTTIFDPELYFLSQLPAEMDPGETLSVILMALLLSFIATLFPAWRASRLDPVDALRYE
- a CDS encoding DNA polymerase IV → MGDAVLSFCRDCLRPAVSSGRFCHACGSPRLVRHPELDRLSIAHIDCDAFYAAVEKRDNPELADKPVIIGGGKRGVVSTACYIARISGVRSAMPMFKALEACPEAVVIKPNMEKYVAVGREVRRMMESLTPLVQPISIDEAFLDLTGTEKLHRDSPARTLARFATRVQNEIGITVSVGLSYCKFLAKVASDLDKPRGFAVIGEADALEFLADKPVTMVWGVGKAFADKLAADGIRSIGQLQRMEEGALMARYGSMGQRLYRLSRGRDERVVEPREAAKSVSAETTFNSDLGRPDDLVPVLRALSETVAHRLKASGIAGQTVVLKLKTADFRIRTRNRRLDDPTRYADRIFRTGLSLLEREMDGTKFRLLGIGVSDLTDLARADMPDLVDPLAGRRAIAESAMDSVRAKFGRSSVETGYTFGRGNRGRPERDDA
- a CDS encoding L,D-transpeptidase family protein, with product MDRRSFLGLLSVALLAPGGIRKAAASGSRQPLTICVSLDTQRLVVFSGVDEIASSPISSGKAGHATPTGIFSILDKRTFHRSNIYSNAPMPHMQRLTWSGIALHASNHVPGYPASHGCVRMPDGFARDLFAMTQLQAHVIITRESISPQSIRHRTLPDALSPYDRLMAGNLELRLDTLDPHADGVEVASAGQMNATANDAGSVEPRSPLRLFLTRRTHRELTRDAQQLLNTLGFDAGAADGFAGPRTTDALRRFQREAGLTPSGSLSKADIDGLYEAAGKGDVPAGHLYARRDFTPIFDMPVHLKAPERPLGAHLATVSAITAGRATWSGLTLTDRPAPSVAGLTALDPETALTATQVDLASTLDRLQLTPSVAERLSRELTVGSSLAISDNGLGTETGKGTDFIVLTRRG